The genomic segment ATGCTCCGGCACATCGTCGCCATCGTGTCGGCGTTTTCCGATTTCGCAATCTTGCCTGTATTGACGTGTGAGACCATCGTGGCGACCTCCTGAAACATCGGATAGAGTACACCCTTGTACAGATCCGCATCCTGCTCGAAGCCTCCCTTCAACAGACCGAAGATCGTCTTGTCGACGGCTTCCATGTTGACGCGCCCTGTTAACATCAGATAGTCGTTGAGGACTCGCCCGTGCATGTCCTCCTCGGCGGTCCACCCCCGCGACCACTGGTTCCATGGCCGCTCCACGATACCGGTGGGATCCGGGAAAAGCGTCGCGAGTCTCGCACCATAATTCGGGAGGGCTTCCTCGGTAATGGTGTTACCGACAATGCTCGCCAGAATGCCCGGGCCGAGCCCCTCCGCCTCCCTTCTCAATTCGGCAAGGGGTTCGTGATAATCCGGCGTCTCCATCCATGAGAAGAAATCGGACGGCCACCATTTCTTCGCGTTCATGTCTACGAGCAGGTCGAGGTTGGCTTCGACAATCGGCTCGATGGCGTTCAGAACTTCTCGTTTCGCGGGCTCAAATGTTTCCACGTTGATTGAAGAGACTGGACTCCCTCAAGATTACTGTGATACGATCGTCCTCGGAGTACGTCGGACGTAATCCTGCAACCACTTCGCGCGACCTTTCGTGAGAATGCGCTCTGGCATATCTCACCATCGGTCCCGCAATCCACCTTCATCGGTTCAGCGATGACCGTTCCGTATGGTCCTGCGCAACAAGGTGAAGGGACCACGCTCGGAACCGGCGCTGTGTCCTACGAACAAGCCGAAAATAATGGACTCGTGCCGGGAACGCCAGTCGAACGAGCCCCAAGTGCCTGTGGGCTGGGAAAATCAAATTCGCGCCGGGTTCGGGAACCCGTGTCAGGTCGATACAACGACGAACGGTGAGTGGGCCAGTGTCTCGTGACCGCGGGCACTGCGACGGTCCACCAGGCGGAGTTGCGGAGTGCCGGAAAACAAAGTGATTGACCTCTGCTCGTCTGGCTCTATCCGGCGCTGCTCGCTCATCGGCAGCCAGGACGCCGGAAGTGAAAAAACCGCAAACAGAAAAAGGCCCGGCCGTTGGGCCGAGCCTTTTCCGACAGAAAGCCTGCGGAGTCTAGTAGCGACCCTGCGAGCGCTGCTCGCGTGCTCTGGCCTCATTGACCTTCAGCGTACGACCGCCAAGATCCTGACCATTGAGCCCCTGGAGAGCATTCTGTGCCTCGGCGTCATTGGGCATTTCGACGAAGCCGAAACCACGAGAATCTCCCGTGAACTTGTCCTTGATGACCGCGGCCGAACTAACGGACCCGTATTCCTCAAATGCTTCTCTGAGTTCGGATTCCGTGGTTGCGTGCGGCAGATTGCCTACGTAGATATTCATTAACCTAAACCTGATAAGATCGCATCAGCTTACCGCCAAATGAAAAAGCTTCCAACCTACTTCGTGGACGCGTATACATCCTGTGGGCTGAAAGCTTGAGTCGGCCGCCGATACGAATAACGTGAGGTAGTTGCACGTAGTACTGAATGAAAGGTTCCCTCGCTGTACGCGAATCTCCAGATCGGAGTCTAGCGGCCTGTTCCCCCGCCATTCGTGCAGGGTCAGCCGACCATCCAAAACCCCAGACAGGGCTCTTGGGGCAGCAGTTTCGGGCCACGGCGCGGCAATGGACCGAGCCGAATCGCTGCTCCAGGCTATGTTCAAGAATTCTGGGCCGATGCGCCGGCACCTTCAATCCGTCCTGAAAGGATATCGCTTCGGACCTCGACAAGCGAAACACGGCAACTTTGAGCCGCCAACGGCATTGTTTCCATGATCGTCGTGCTCGTGACGGTTCCTGCTACGTTCCGGGCCCGTACCGACTGTGGATCAAAGCTGATAGAATGATGATTCGCAACCATATGCGTCATTTCCGGAACTACCTAGACTTCCGGGGAGCTCCCGCCACTGGCATCAGCACACTGATCCTTTTATTGCTGACTCCGTACCTGGCGACCGGCCAGGCCCTCGTCATTAACGAGTTCATGGCGGCGAATGACGCGACCGTCGCCGACCCGGACTTCGGCGAGTACGCGGACTGGCTGGAGATCCACAATCCAGGCTCGGCATCTGTCGACCTCAGTGACCTGTTCCTTTCGGACGACCTTGCCGCTCCGCTGAAGTGGCGCTTCCCCGCTACTCTGACCATCAAATCAAAAGGCTACGCCGTCATCTGGGCCGATGGCATGGACACCGGCCTCCACACCAGCTTCCGCCTCGCTGCCGCCGGTGAAGCCATTGGATTGTTTGATGCGGCCGGCAATGCCATCGACGTCATCACGTTCGGTCCCCA from the Rhodothermales bacterium genome contains:
- a CDS encoding acyl-ACP desaturase, whose amino-acid sequence is METFEPAKREVLNAIEPIVEANLDLLVDMNAKKWWPSDFFSWMETPDYHEPLAELRREAEGLGPGILASIVGNTITEEALPNYGARLATLFPDPTGIVERPWNQWSRGWTAEEDMHGRVLNDYLMLTGRVNMEAVDKTIFGLLKGGFEQDADLYKGVLYPMFQEVATMVSHVNTGKIAKSENADTMATMCRSIAGDEARHARFYFAAGKALFEIDPEGALKSWHALMKDGIIMPALYMTDGETPAPNLYNNFASIAQEVGVYTPMDYADILRDFNDRLGVADLRINGESGREQEYLARLPDRIEKIGAYRMSKKREPVPLSWLNGVKV
- a CDS encoding RNA-binding protein → MNIYVGNLPHATTESELREAFEEYGSVSSAAVIKDKFTGDSRGFGFVEMPNDAEAQNALQGLNGQDLGGRTLKVNEARAREQRSQGRY